One window of Nostoc sp. C052 genomic DNA carries:
- a CDS encoding ABC transporter permease, with protein sequence MSVTPKSDINWQPLASPQVDANIASNFFGELVQETLALTRRLFIQLQRRPSSLIAGIIQPVMWLVLFGALFQNAPKGIFGNTTNYGQFLAAGIIVFTAFAGALNAGLPVMFDREFGFLNRLLVAPLASRFSIVFASAIFIISQSLLQAAVIVAAAAFLGAGLPDAVGLSAIALIVLLLALGVTAISLGLAFALPGHIELIAVIFVTNLPLLFASTALAPLSFMPQWLQVIATLNPLSYAIEPIRYLYFHSDWELGSVVMQAPWGNVTFGGALLVLFGFALVALLSIQPQLRRTLA encoded by the coding sequence ATGAGTGTGACTCCTAAATCTGATATCAATTGGCAGCCATTAGCATCGCCGCAAGTAGATGCTAATATTGCGTCTAACTTTTTCGGTGAATTGGTACAAGAGACGTTGGCTTTAACTCGTCGCTTGTTTATTCAGTTGCAACGCCGTCCCTCATCTTTAATTGCTGGAATTATTCAACCAGTAATGTGGTTAGTACTATTTGGTGCATTATTCCAAAATGCTCCCAAAGGTATATTTGGCAATACAACAAATTACGGTCAATTTTTAGCTGCTGGCATTATTGTGTTTACAGCCTTTGCTGGGGCACTGAATGCTGGTTTACCCGTAATGTTTGACCGTGAGTTCGGCTTTTTGAATCGTTTGCTGGTAGCACCATTAGCATCGCGGTTTTCTATTGTTTTTGCTTCGGCAATCTTCATCATCAGCCAAAGTTTGCTGCAAGCAGCCGTAATTGTTGCAGCAGCAGCATTCTTAGGGGCTGGACTACCCGATGCAGTGGGTTTGAGTGCGATCGCTCTCATTGTCTTGCTTCTAGCTTTGGGTGTAACAGCCATCTCCCTCGGTTTAGCTTTTGCTCTACCCGGACATATTGAATTGATTGCAGTGATTTTTGTCACTAACTTACCATTATTGTTTGCGAGTACTGCTTTAGCACCTCTATCTTTCATGCCTCAATGGTTACAGGTTATCGCTACCCTGAATCCTCTTAGCTATGCGATCGAACCAATTCGCTATCTCTATTTCCACAGTGATTGGGAATTAGGTAGTGTAGTGATGCAGGCTCCTTGGGGCAATGTTACCTTTGGGGGAGCGTTGCTGGTGTTGTTTGGCTTTGCCCTAGTCGCCTTACTAAGTATTCAACCCCAACTGCGTCGCACTCTTGCTTAA
- a CDS encoding aminotransferase class I/II-fold pyridoxal phosphate-dependent enzyme, whose amino-acid sequence MLNQNQIPLLDALKANAARPHAPFYTPGHKLGEGISQPLADLLGKAVFRADLTELADLDNLFAPQGVIQEAQQLAAEAFGASQTWFLVNGSTCGIEAAILATCGTGDKIILPRNVHSSAIAGLILSGAIPIFLNPEYDPVLDIAHSITPNAVQSALQQHPDAKAVLIVYPTYYGVCGDLSAIANITHQYNIPLLVDEAHGAHFAFHPELPTSALAAGADLAVQSIHKVLGAMTQASMLHIQGNRIDGDRISKALQLVQSTSPSYVLLASLDAARQQMALHGKMLMSRTLLLADEARTRISQIPGLSVLEMPQLAESPGFVALDKTRLTVTVSALGLTGFEADEILDEKLSVTAEFASLQHLTFIISLGNTSADIEQLVQGFTTLAKEYRRTDSIVKKQVWQNLDKTPSYDLQLSPREAFFAVSETLPLSQTDKRICAEIICPYPPGIPVLMPGEFITKSVLEYLQQIQAMGGFISGCNDISLKTLKVVK is encoded by the coding sequence ATGCTCAATCAAAACCAAATACCTTTATTAGATGCCTTAAAAGCCAATGCAGCAAGACCTCATGCGCCTTTTTACACTCCAGGACATAAACTAGGTGAGGGAATTTCTCAACCTTTGGCTGATTTACTTGGTAAAGCCGTCTTTCGCGCTGATTTAACTGAATTAGCAGATTTAGATAATCTCTTTGCACCCCAAGGCGTGATTCAAGAAGCACAACAACTGGCGGCTGAGGCCTTTGGTGCTTCGCAAACATGGTTCCTTGTCAATGGTTCTACCTGTGGGATTGAAGCAGCAATTCTCGCTACCTGTGGCACAGGCGATAAAATCATTTTGCCTCGCAATGTACATTCTTCTGCGATCGCAGGTTTAATTCTCTCTGGTGCAATACCAATTTTTCTCAATCCTGAATACGATCCAGTTTTAGATATTGCCCACAGTATCACACCTAATGCTGTACAATCTGCACTCCAACAGCATCCAGATGCGAAAGCAGTGTTGATAGTTTATCCAACATACTACGGCGTTTGTGGAGATTTGAGTGCGATCGCCAACATTACACATCAATATAATATCCCTCTACTCGTAGACGAAGCACACGGCGCACACTTTGCCTTTCATCCCGAATTACCCACTTCAGCTTTAGCCGCAGGTGCGGATTTAGCTGTACAATCCATCCACAAGGTACTTGGTGCAATGACACAAGCATCAATGCTGCATATCCAAGGTAATAGAATAGATGGCGATCGCATCAGTAAAGCTTTGCAACTTGTACAGTCTACCAGTCCTAGTTATGTACTTTTAGCTTCTTTAGATGCAGCGCGTCAGCAAATGGCACTCCACGGAAAAATGCTGATGTCTCGTACTTTGTTACTTGCTGACGAAGCTAGAACCAGAATCAGTCAAATTCCTGGATTATCAGTTTTGGAAATGCCTCAGTTAGCTGAATCTCCCGGCTTTGTAGCTTTAGATAAAACACGACTAACTGTCACGGTTTCTGCTTTAGGCTTAACCGGATTTGAAGCAGATGAAATTTTGGATGAGAAATTAAGTGTTACTGCTGAATTCGCCTCACTGCAACATCTCACCTTTATCATTAGTTTGGGTAATACCTCAGCTGATATTGAGCAATTAGTGCAAGGTTTTACCACCCTCGCAAAAGAATATCGCCGAACTGATTCAATAGTTAAAAAGCAAGTTTGGCAAAATCTTGATAAAACACCGAGTTATGATTTACAACTTTCTCCCCGTGAAGCTTTTTTTGCGGTCAGTGAAACACTACCTCTGTCACAAACTGATAAACGCATCTGCGCCGAAATCATCTGTCCCTATCCCCCAGGAATTCCTGTGTTAATGCCGGGAGAATTCATCACTAAATCTGTCCTGGAATACCTACAACAAATCCAGGCTATGGGGGGATTTATCAGCGGTTGCAATGACATTAGCCTCAAAACTTTGAAAGTTGTGAAATAA
- a CDS encoding ABC transporter ATP-binding protein, which yields MAPAVFIQNLQKRYGTVVAVQDVSFQVEPGEIFGLLGPNGAGKTTTLRALCTLTTPDAGKIEVSGISVLDNPRVARQRLGYVAQEVAIDKVLTGKELLQLQAALYHLPGAVAKQRIETVLDLLGLQEYANKKTGTYSGGLRKRLDLAAGLLHAPDVLVLDEPTVGLDIETRFVVWDFLRKLRASGTTVVITSHYLEEIDALADRVAIIDRGVVIASGTPSQLKDQVGGDRITLRIREFSPIEEAEKAKNLLKPLSFVQEVIINSAQGNSLNLVVTPQNDVLINIQQALKTAGLPIFGIAQSRPSLDDVYLAATGRTLLDAELAAVATRDPKAEKKQNMR from the coding sequence ATGGCTCCCGCCGTTTTCATTCAAAATTTGCAAAAGCGCTACGGCACAGTGGTTGCCGTCCAAGATGTTTCCTTTCAAGTAGAACCAGGAGAAATCTTTGGTTTACTTGGCCCCAACGGTGCTGGGAAAACTACTACCTTGCGTGCCTTGTGTACCCTGACCACACCGGATGCAGGCAAAATCGAAGTATCTGGCATCTCTGTGTTAGATAATCCAAGAGTAGCAAGACAACGACTAGGCTATGTAGCTCAGGAAGTCGCTATAGATAAGGTGCTGACTGGAAAAGAACTGCTGCAATTGCAAGCAGCACTTTATCACCTCCCAGGCGCAGTAGCCAAACAGCGTATTGAGACGGTATTAGATTTACTCGGTTTGCAAGAATACGCCAATAAAAAAACAGGAACCTACTCTGGCGGTTTACGCAAGCGCCTAGACTTGGCTGCTGGGTTGCTCCATGCACCAGATGTTTTGGTGTTGGATGAGCCAACTGTAGGGCTTGACATAGAAACCCGTTTTGTGGTGTGGGATTTCTTGAGAAAATTACGCGCCTCTGGGACGACGGTAGTAATTACCAGCCATTATTTAGAAGAAATTGACGCCCTAGCCGATCGCGTGGCAATTATAGATCGCGGCGTTGTGATTGCTAGTGGTACACCTTCACAACTGAAAGATCAAGTAGGGGGCGATCGCATCACCTTGCGAATCCGCGAATTTTCCCCCATTGAGGAAGCTGAAAAAGCCAAAAACCTCCTGAAACCTTTGTCATTTGTCCAAGAAGTAATCATCAACAGCGCTCAAGGTAACTCCCTTAATTTAGTGGTGACACCTCAGAACGATGTTTTGATTAACATACAGCAAGCGCTGAAAACCGCTGGCTTACCCATATTTGGCATCGCCCAATCTCGCCCCAGCCTCGATGACGTTTACCTTGCCGCCACAGGACGCACCTTATTAGATGCAGAACTGGCAGCCGTCGCCACCCGCGATCCGAAAGCTGAGAAAAAGCAAAATATGAGGTAG
- a CDS encoding type II toxin-antitoxin system HicA family toxin, with amino-acid sequence MPKKIRELKQMLCQSGFTEVPGKGSHTNWVHPLYDGKITLLGKDGADAKRYQEKEVKQAIKKLEEKKEDE; translated from the coding sequence ATGCCAAAGAAAATCCGGGAACTGAAGCAAATGCTTTGCCAATCAGGTTTTACAGAAGTCCCAGGAAAAGGCAGTCACACTAACTGGGTGCATCCTTTGTATGATGGAAAAATTACGCTTTTAGGCAAAGATGGAGCAGATGCCAAACGTTACCAAGAAAAGGAAGTAAAACAGGCAATTAAAAAATTAGAGGAGAAGAAAGAAGATGAGTAA
- a CDS encoding peroxiredoxin, translated as MPLAVGTDAPAFTAKDTNGNTVSLSDFAGKTVVLYFYPKDDTPGCTKQACSFRDAQSQYQGKDIVVLGVSADDEVSHQAFTQKYNLNFPLLADSDKSLIKAFDVDGGGYAKRVTYVIDPNGKITHVDASVNTTTHASDVLAALGL; from the coding sequence ATGCCTCTAGCAGTTGGTACGGATGCACCTGCATTTACCGCCAAAGATACAAACGGCAACACAGTCTCTTTATCTGATTTTGCCGGAAAGACAGTGGTTTTGTATTTTTACCCCAAAGATGACACGCCAGGCTGCACCAAACAAGCCTGTAGTTTTCGGGATGCCCAGTCTCAATATCAAGGCAAAGATATTGTAGTCTTGGGAGTTAGTGCAGATGATGAAGTCTCCCATCAGGCATTCACTCAAAAATATAATTTGAATTTTCCCCTACTGGCAGACAGCGATAAATCCCTTATCAAAGCTTTCGATGTGGATGGCGGTGGTTATGCCAAGCGCGTCACTTACGTAATTGACCCTAACGGCAAAATTACCCATGTTGACGCTAGTGTAAATACTACCACCCATGCTAGCGATGTTTTAGCTGCACTTGGGCTGTAG
- a CDS encoding type II toxin-antitoxin system RelE/ParE family toxin produces the protein MSPSDKYPKFKDKRTERFALGERVKEFQAFTDQAYKRLDILDAATNKESLMKLPSNHFESLEGDRKGQYSIRINKQWRICFNWPDEESKPFNIEITDYHP, from the coding sequence ATGTCTCCGTCAGACAAGTATCCAAAATTTAAAGATAAAAGGACGGAGCGGTTTGCTTTAGGTGAGAGGGTCAAGGAGTTTCAGGCTTTTACAGACCAAGCATACAAACGACTTGATATATTAGATGCCGCTACTAACAAAGAATCTTTGATGAAACTACCGAGCAACCATTTTGAGTCTTTAGAGGGTGATCGAAAAGGTCAATATAGCATTCGGATCAATAAGCAATGGCGAATTTGTTTCAATTGGCCAGACGAAGAATCTAAACCTTTCAACATCGAAATTACAGACTATCATCCTTAA
- a CDS encoding HigA family addiction module antitoxin, with protein MARPPIHPGKILADELHELQMSASELARILHVPTNRITEIINGERAITADTALRLGQWFGTGAELWMNLQKNYELRLAEEKMGEEIQATISPRILSEYKQVNA; from the coding sequence ATGGCACGGCCACCCATCCATCCTGGAAAAATTCTTGCTGATGAGCTTCATGAATTGCAGATGAGTGCAAGTGAGTTAGCACGTATCCTTCATGTACCAACAAATCGTATTACTGAAATAATTAATGGTGAACGGGCAATTACTGCTGATACAGCATTACGATTGGGTCAATGGTTTGGTACTGGTGCAGAGTTGTGGATGAATTTACAAAAGAATTATGAGCTTAGACTAGCTGAAGAAAAAATGGGTGAAGAAATTCAGGCAACTATTTCGCCCCGGATATTATCTGAGTACAAGCAAGTCAATGCATAA
- the cobQ gene encoding cobyric acid synthase CobQ yields the protein MKSIMVVGTTSHAGKSLLTTAICRILSRRGWRVAPFKGQNMALNAYVTASGGEIGYAQAVQAWAAGVVPWVEMNPILLKPQGDMTSQVIIKGRSVGKVSASDYYEQYFELGWRTIEESLQHLGTEFDLVVCEGAGSPAEINLKHRDLTNMRVAKYLNAPTMLVVDIDRGGAFAHVVGTLELLEPDERALIKGIVINKFRGQRSLLDPGIKWLEERTGIPVVGVIPYLQEMFPAEDSLDLLERQSSSSKAQTDLNIAVIRLPRIANFTDFDPLESESTVSVKYLSPKQDLGHPDAVIIPGTKTTISDLLLLQKSGMAEAIQNYAASGGTVLGICGGYQMLGQIIADPEGIEGQAGRFQGLNLLPIRTVITGQKIARQRQVSSNYPQQGLPVNGFEIHQGRSRIEQQGIDPQSYHALFDDINLGLVDSCQSVWGSYLHGLFDNGPWRRAWLNRLRQQRGLKSLPTGVANYREQREQILDSLATEVESHLDLTPFLS from the coding sequence ATGAAATCAATTATGGTGGTGGGGACAACATCTCATGCAGGGAAATCACTTTTAACTACAGCTATTTGTCGCATTCTGTCGCGGCGTGGTTGGCGAGTGGCTCCCTTCAAAGGTCAAAATATGGCTTTAAATGCTTATGTGACTGCCAGTGGTGGAGAAATTGGCTATGCCCAAGCAGTGCAAGCTTGGGCGGCGGGAGTCGTGCCTTGGGTAGAAATGAACCCGATTTTACTCAAACCCCAAGGGGATATGACTTCTCAAGTAATTATCAAAGGTAGGTCTGTAGGCAAAGTGAGTGCTTCAGATTACTACGAGCAATATTTTGAACTGGGATGGCGGACAATTGAAGAATCGCTACAGCATTTAGGAACAGAGTTTGACTTGGTGGTTTGTGAAGGTGCTGGTAGTCCAGCGGAGATTAACCTCAAGCACCGCGATTTAACTAATATGCGGGTGGCCAAATATTTAAATGCGCCAACCATGTTAGTAGTTGATATTGATCGGGGTGGTGCTTTTGCCCATGTTGTTGGCACTTTAGAGTTATTAGAACCAGATGAACGCGCCTTAATTAAGGGTATAGTCATTAACAAATTCCGAGGACAGCGATCGCTCCTAGATCCAGGCATAAAATGGTTAGAAGAACGTACAGGTATCCCCGTTGTCGGTGTTATACCTTATTTACAAGAAATGTTTCCAGCAGAGGATTCTCTTGACTTGCTAGAACGTCAATCGTCATCAAGTAAAGCCCAAACTGACCTCAATATTGCTGTCATCCGCTTACCAAGAATTGCCAACTTCACCGACTTTGACCCACTGGAATCAGAAAGTACAGTTTCAGTAAAATATCTTAGCCCTAAGCAAGATTTGGGACATCCTGATGCAGTGATTATCCCAGGTACAAAGACCACAATTTCTGATTTGCTACTGCTACAAAAAAGCGGTATGGCAGAAGCAATTCAGAACTATGCTGCATCTGGCGGAACGGTTTTAGGTATCTGCGGTGGCTATCAAATGCTCGGTCAAATCATTGCCGATCCAGAAGGGATAGAAGGACAAGCAGGCAGATTTCAAGGGTTAAATCTTTTACCAATCAGAACCGTAATTACCGGACAAAAAATCGCCCGCCAGCGCCAAGTTAGCTCAAATTATCCACAACAGGGCTTGCCAGTTAATGGCTTTGAAATTCACCAAGGGCGATCGCGCATTGAACAACAAGGCATAGACCCCCAATCGTACCATGCCCTATTTGACGATATTAATTTAGGATTAGTAGATAGTTGTCAATCGGTGTGGGGAAGTTACCTCCACGGGCTTTTTGACAACGGCCCTTGGCGACGGGCTTGGTTAAATCGCCTCCGTCAACAGCGCGGTTTAAAATCTTTGCCCACAGGTGTTGCTAACTACCGAGAACAACGAGAGCAGATTTTGGACTCCCTAGCCACTGAAGTAGAAAGCCATTTAGACTTAACTCCATTTTTGTCTTAA
- a CDS encoding 2Fe-2S iron-sulfur cluster-binding protein — protein MIVRVRFLPDDVTVDAEVGEALLDVADRAGVFIPTGCLMGSCHACTVELEDGEIIRACITAVPPREELTINLFSDPTW, from the coding sequence ATGATTGTTCGTGTCCGCTTTTTACCAGATGATGTCACAGTAGATGCTGAAGTAGGCGAAGCTCTCTTAGATGTAGCAGACCGGGCTGGGGTATTTATTCCCACCGGTTGTCTAATGGGGTCTTGTCACGCTTGCACTGTCGAATTAGAAGATGGAGAGATTATTCGCGCTTGTATCACCGCAGTACCGCCACGCGAGGAATTGACGATTAATTTATTTAGCGATCCTACTTGGTAA
- a CDS encoding Npun_F0494 family protein gives MPVVDSQNPNIFVYPQSTVERAERSLVCSPFNVSLFEVMRHQSVSLTAIALENGLKHGYTKRPLSELACDNALGWLIQVGVLRREVDGQGITDSFRLTPLGRQLVEQYQGRNWRTPSWRDRFYDAVIRWLRIPF, from the coding sequence ATGCCTGTTGTTGATTCCCAAAACCCAAATATTTTTGTCTATCCTCAAAGCACAGTAGAAAGAGCCGAGCGATCGCTAGTGTGTTCACCCTTTAATGTATCTTTATTTGAAGTGATGAGACACCAGAGTGTGTCATTAACTGCGATCGCTCTAGAAAATGGACTCAAGCATGGCTATACCAAGCGCCCTTTATCAGAATTAGCCTGTGATAACGCCTTGGGCTGGCTAATTCAAGTGGGTGTATTGCGGCGAGAAGTCGATGGACAGGGGATTACAGATAGTTTTCGCCTCACTCCTTTGGGACGCCAGTTAGTCGAACAATATCAAGGAAGAAATTGGCGTACTCCTTCATGGCGCGATCGTTTCTATGATGCTGTGATTCGTTGGTTACGGATACCTTTTTAG